One Trichoderma atroviride chromosome 7, complete sequence DNA segment encodes these proteins:
- a CDS encoding uncharacterized protein (EggNog:ENOG41) encodes MVVSELTASAVAMKSSPPSERGDSSGSSTEAQLPPLQNRAKEGRSPFVKGYSDSLVAWQLLDDESVERARRENKLIFLHIGYRACHFSRLMALESFMNPDCAAVLNHSFIPIIVDREVRPDIDTIYMNYVQAVSNSGGWPLNLFLTPELEPVFGGTYWPGPSVARRAAEDHGDEPLDFLVIVKKVRNIWKDQQARCRKEATEVIGQLREFAAEGTLGKRSIAAPQQQQIAPAGWAAPVSNQPVAKVSDSTDVSSELDIDQLEEAYTHIAGTFDPVYGGFGLAPKFLTPPKLAFLLNLVNFPAPVQDVVGEAECKHALDMALDTLRKIRDGALHDHIGATGFARCSVTPDWSIPNFEKLVVDNAELLQLYLEAWRKSGAREDSEFYNVVIELADYLTSPPIALPDGGFASSEAADSYAKRGDAEKREGAYYLWTRREFASVVNADDKHISAIAEAYWDVQEDGNVDEDHDPNDDFINQNILRIRKTPEELSKQFNVPVATVKRDIETAREALKKRREKERPHPDVDDKIVAGWNGLVVSALIRTAAFLKELQPERSRKYLGAAKKSISFIKEKLWDEKNKILYRIWSDGRHTEGFADDYAYLTHGLLDLFDATGDESYLEFADNLQKSQNAFFYDSAGAFYSTTPSSPHTILRLKDGMDTSLPSTNGVSVSNLFRLGELLADEKFTGLARETINAFEAEMLQHPWLFPGLLGGVVVARLGLGLEGKTVDVRYKSTRRKV; translated from the exons ATGGTTGTCTCCGAGTTGACAGCATCTGCTGTCGCCATGAAatcctcgccgccgtcggAGAGAGGagacagcagcggcagcagtaCAGAAGCTCAACTACCGCCTCTCCAGAATCGCGCAAAAGAAGGCAGGTCGCCGTTTGTCAAGGGCTATAGCGATAGTCTTGTGGCAtggcagctgctggatgacGAATCTGTCGAAAGAGCGAGGAGGGAGAATAAGCTAATCTTTCTGCACATTGGATACAGAGCGTGCCACT TCTCTCGCCTCATGGCGCTCGAATCCTTCATGAACCCCGATTGCGCTGCCGTCCTAAACCACTCATTCATCcccatcatcgtcgaccGCGAAGTGCGCCCCGATATTGATACCATCTACATGAACTACGTCCAAGCCGTGAGCAACTCTGGAGGCTGGCCGCTCAACCTCTTCCTTACGCCCGAACTGGAGCCCGTCTTTGGTGGAACGTACTGGCCGGGTCCAAGCGTAGCAAGGAGAGCTGCAGAGGACCATGGTGACGAGCCCTTGGATTTTCTGGTCATCGTGAAAAAAGTGCGCAATATCTGGAAGGATCAGCAGGCAAGATGCCGTAAAGAGGCAACCGAGGTCATTGGCCAACTGCGTGAATTTGCGGCCGAAGGCACTCTGGGGAAACGAAGCATCGCGgctccacagcagcagcagatcgctccggctggctgggctgcgCCGGTGTCCAACCAGCCCGTGGCCAAGGTGAGCGACAGTACGGACGTTTCCAGCGAGCTGGACATTGaccagcttgaagaagcttaCACGCATATTGCTGGAACCTTTGACCCGGTGTATGGAGGATTCGGCTTGGCACCCAAATTCTTGACGCCTCCCAAGTTGGCCTTTCTCCTGAATCTGGTCAACTTTCCTGCGCCTGTTCAAGATGTTGTGGGTGAAGCTGAGTGCAAGCATGCGCTGGATATGGCTCTGGATACCTTGCGTAAGATCCGAGATGGGGCGCTGCATGATCACATTGGAGCCACTGGATTTGCGCGATGTTCGGTTACACCCGATTGGAGCATACCCAACTTTGAGAAATTGGTCGTTGATAACGCTGAGCTTCTACAGCTGTACTTAGAGGCATGGAGAAAGAGCGGTGCAAGGGAAGACAGCGAGTTTTACAATGTTGTTATCGAGCTCGCCGATTATCTGACCTCGCCGCCCATTGCCCTTCCGGACGGCGGTTTTGCCTCGTCCGAAGCTGCAGATTCGTATGCCAAGAGAGGAGACGCCGAAAAGAGGGAGGGAGCCTATTATCTATGGACACGGCGTGAATTTGCTTCCGTCGTCAACGCTGATGACAAGCACATTAGCGCCATAGCCGAAGCATATTGGGACGTCCAAGAGGATGGAAATGTGGACGAGGATCACGACCCGAACGACGACTTTATCAACCAAAACATCTTGAGGATTAGGAAAACGCCAGAAGAGCTGAGTAAGCAGTTCAATGTGCCCGTTGCTACCGTGAAGCGAGATATAGAAACTGCTCGGGAGGCGCtcaagaaaaggagagaaaaagaacgGCCGCACCCAGACGTTGATGATAAGATTGTCGCTGGATGGAATGGTCTGGTGGTATCAGCTTTGATACGGACGGCAGCTTTTCTaaaggagctgcagccagaGAGGAGCCGAAAATATCTCGGCGCAGCCAAAAAGAGCATATCGTTTATTAAAGAAAAGCTCTGggatgagaagaacaagatctTGTATCGGATATGGAGCGATGGGAGGCACACTGAAGGCTTTGCGGATGACTATGCGTATTTGACTCATGGTCTTTTGGATCTTTTTGATGCCACCGGCGACGAAAGCTACCTCGAGTTTGCCGACAACCTGCAGA AATCACAAAACGCCTTCTTTTATGACTCTGCCGGCGCCTTTTACTCAACAACACCGTCTTCCCCGCACACCATCCTCCGCCTCAAAGACGGCATGGACACCTCGCTCCCTTCCACTAACGGGGTCTCTGTTTCCAATCTGTTCCGTCTCGGCGAGCTCCTAGCGGATGAAAAATTTACCGGACTCGCGCGAGAGACGATCAACGCTTTCGAGGcagagatgctgcagcacccGTGGCTGTTCCCGGGATTACTGGGAGGTGTGGTTGTGGCGAGATTGGGATTGGGGCTGGAGGGGAAGACTGTGGATGTGCGATACAAGTCAACGCGACGGAAAGTGTAA
- a CDS encoding uncharacterized protein (BUSCO:EOG092D4HIU) → MSRLAPARVLGIRRHKSWRRGYSPDASWHVDYRDTAFVYFGGLPYELSEGDIATIFSQFGEPVFLKLVRDKETGKSKGFGWLKYEDQRSTDLAVDNLGGAEIGGRLLRVDHARYQARDDEDQDEYKIGWEDVQRREGKPVSDDEMSEEEEIQRPMLPEERELALLMRDHDDDDPMKGFLIEEKKKEVEDARRRADRKEISDRHRHHRHHRSRREKGDDGRGEKSRSRREEGPEKEKRPSEGESRRERYRDDSRERHRRHRDTSRGGFTGAP, encoded by the exons ATGTCTCGTCTAGCTCCGGCTCGAGTATTAGGAATACGACGACACAAGTCTTGGAGACGAGGATA CTCCCCGGACGCGTCATGGCATGTAGATTATCGCGACACAGCCTTTGTCTATTTCGGCGGCCTCCCATATGAACTTTCCGAAGGCGACATCGCTACAATATTCTCCCAATTCGGCGAGCCGGTATTCCTAAAACTCGTGCGCGACAAGGAAACAGGGAAATCCAAGGGCTTCGGCTGGCTGAAATACGAAGACCAGCGGAGCACAGATCTAGCAGTGGACAATCTAGGAGGTGCCGAGATTGGAGGCCGGTTACTACGAGTCGACCACGCTCGGTACCAAGCTCGAGACGACGAAGACCAAGACGAATACAAGATTGGCTGGGAAGATGTCCAACGCAGAGAGGGCAAACCCGTGTccgacgacgagatgagcgaagaagaggaaattcAGCGACCAATGCTACCAGAGGAGAGAGAACTGGCTCTGTTGATGCGAGATcacgatgacgacgacccGATGAAGGGCTTCTtgattgaggagaagaagaaagaggtgGAAGATGCGCGGCGGCGAGCTGACAGGAAAGAGATATCAGACAGGCACAGACATCACAGACACCACAGATCAAGACGAGAGAAGGGAGATGATGGCCGAGGTGAGAAATCTAGATCTCGGAGGGAAGAGGGACcggagaaagaaaaacgaCCTTCAGAGGGCGAATCGAGACGAGAAAGATATCGAGATGACTCGAGAGAGCGCCATAGGCGGCACAGAGATACTTCTCGGGGGGGATTCACCGGAGCGCCATAG